One window of Amaranthus tricolor cultivar Red isolate AtriRed21 chromosome 11, ASM2621246v1, whole genome shotgun sequence genomic DNA carries:
- the LOC130827024 gene encoding NADH-ubiquinone oxidoreductase chain 5-like (The sequence of the model RefSeq protein was modified relative to this genomic sequence to represent the inferred CDS: added 19 bases not found in genome assembly): MMIGLGTNFWANSLFVLPKNEILAESEFAAPTITKLIPILFSTSGASVAYNVNAVADQFQRVFQTSTFCNRLYSFFNKRWFFDQVLNDFLVRSFLRFGYEVSFEALDKGAIEILGPYGISYTFRRLAERISQLQSGFVYHYAFAMLLGSTLFVTFSCMWDFLSSWVDNRSSFIWIVSSFYFYNNKSSQE; this comes from the exons CCAATTTTTGGGCCAATTCCCTCTTCGTACTACCAAAAAATGAGATTCTTGCCGAATCCGAGTTTGCTGCTCCAACCATTACCAAACTAATACCTATTCTGTTTAGTACTTCAGGTGCTTCTGTTGCGTATAATGTAAATGCCGTAGCGGATCAATTCCAACGAGTCTTTCAAACTAGTACTTTTTGTAATCGACTCTATAGCTTCTTCAATAAACGCTGGTTCTTCGATCAAGTTTTGAATGACTTTCTAGTCAGATCGTTCTTGCGTTTCGGGTATGAAGTCTCATTCGAAGCTTTAGACAAAGGTGCTATTGAGATATTGGGCCCCTATGGTATCTCGTACACATTCCGACGATTGGCCGAGCGAATAAGTCAACTTCAAAGTGGATTTGTT TATCATTATGCCTTTGCAATGTTACTTGGTTCAACTCTATTTGTGACCTTTTCTTGTATGTGGGACTTTCTATCTTCTTGGGTAGATAATCGATCGTCTTTCATTTGGATAGTGagcagtttttatttttataataataagtcAAGTCAAGAATAA
- the LOC130827011 gene encoding ATP synthase subunit alpha, mitochondrial-like codes for MVEFASGVKGIALNLENENVGIVAFGSDTAIKEGDLVKRTGSIVDVPAGKAMLGRVVDALGVPIDGRGALGDHERRRVEVKAPGIIERKSVHEPMQTGLKAVDSLVPIGRGQRELIIGDRQTGKTAIAIDTILNQKQLNSKATSESETLYCVYVAVGQKRSTVAQLVQILSEANALEYSILVAATASDPAPLQFLAPYSGCAMGEYFRDNGMHALIIYDDLSKQAVAYRQMSLLLRRPPGREAFPGDVFYLHSRLLERAAKRSDQTGAGSLTALPVIETQAGDVSAYIPTNVISITDGQICLETELFYRGIRPAINVGLSVSRVGSAAQLKAMKQVCGSPKLELAQYREVAAFAQFGSDLDAATQALLNRGARLTEVPKQPQYAPLPIEKQILVIYAAVNGFCDRMPLDKISQYERTIPNSVKPELLQSLKGGLTNEKKMELDAFLKECALNY; via the coding sequence ATGGTGGAATTTGCCAGCGGTGTGAAAGGAATAGCCTTAAATCTTGAGAATGAGAATGTAGGGATTGTTGCCTTTGGTAGTGATACCGCTATTAAAGAGGGAGATCTTGTCAAGCGCACTGGATCTATTGTGGATGTTCCTGCGGGAAAGGCTATGCTAGGCCGTGTGGTCGACGCGTTGGGAGTACCCATTGATGGAAGAGGGGCTCTAGGCGATCACGAGCGTCGACGTGTCGAAGTGAAAGCCCCCGGTATTATTGAACGTAAATCTGTGCACGAGCCTATGCAAACCGGGTTAAAGGCGGTAGATAGCCTGGTTCCTATAGGCCGTGGTCAACGAGAACTTATAATCGGGGACCGACAAACGGGAAAAACAGCTATTGCTATCGATACCATATTAAACCAAAAGCAACTGAACTCAAAGGCCACCTCTGAGAGTGAGACATTGTATTGTGTCTATGTAGCGGTTGGACAGAAACGTTCAACTGTGGCACAATTAGTTCAAATTCTTTCAGAAGCGAATGCTTTGGAATATTCCATTCTTGTAGCAGCCACCGCTTCGGATCCTGCTCCTCTTCAATTTCTGGCCCCATATTCTGGGTGTGCTATGGGAGAATATTTCCGCGATAATGGAATGCACGCATTAATAATCTATGATGATCTTAGTAAACAGGCGGTGGCATATCGACAAATGTCATTATTGTTACGCCGACCACCAGGCCGTGAGGCTTTCCCAGGCGACGTTTTCTATTTACATTCCCGTCTCTTAGAAAGAGCCGCTAAACGATCGGACCAGACAGGTGCAGGTAGCTTGACCGCCTTACCCGTCATTGAAACACAAGCTGGAGACGTATCGGCCTATATTCCTACCAATGTGATCTCCATTACTGATGGACAAATCTGTTTGGAAACAGAGCTCTTTTATCGCGGAATTAGACCTGCTATTAACGTCGGCTTATCTGTCAGTCGTGTCGGGTCTGCCGCTCAGTTGAAAGCTATGAAACAAGTCTGCGGTAGTCCAAAACTGGAATTGGCACAATATCGCGAAGTGGCCGCCTTTGCTCAATTTGGGTCAGACCTTGATGCTGCGACTCAGGCATTACTCAATAGAGGTGCAAGGCTTACAGAAGTACCGAAACAACCACAATATGCACCACTTCCAATTGAAAAACAAATTCTAGTCATTTACGCAGCTGTCAATGGATTCTGCGATCGAATGCCACTAGATAAAATTTCTCAATATGAAAGAACCATTCCAAATAGTGTAAAACCAGAATTATTACAATCCCTTAAGGGGGGGTTAACGaacgaaaaaaaaatggaattagATGCATTCTTAAAAGAATGCGCTTTGAATTACTAA
- the LOC130827023 gene encoding 60S ribosomal protein L5, mitochondrial-like has protein sequence MFPLHFHYEDVSRQDPLLKPNHANVMDVPGLCEIRVVPKAAPSDFIIKNGKLAMEIPCGQKLIRTHRGSVGKSFRSNPFLGSNKDKGYVNDLARQSTLRGPGMFHFLVRISTVMSLLDSLVEIRENSIQFSMETEFCEFSPELEDHFEIFEHIRGFNVTIVTSANTQDETLLPWSGFLQKDEGETQ, from the coding sequence ATGTTTCCCCTCCATTTTCATTACGAAGATGTTTCACGTCAAGATCCGTTGCTCAAACCGAATCACGCCAACGTTATGGACGTTCCTGGATTGTGTGAAATAAGAGTAGTACCAAAGGCAGCACCCTCTGATTTCATAATCAAAAATGGAAAATTGGCTATGGAGATTCCGTGCGGTCAGAAATTGATACGGACACACAGGGGTTCGGTAGGAAAGTCGTTTCGATCCAATCCATTCTTGGGGTCAAATAAAGACAAAGGATATGTCAATGACCTAGCACGACAAAGCACTCTCCGAGGACCTGGAATGTTTCATTTTTTGGTCAGAATCTCGACAGTAATGTCTCTCTTAGATTCTCTGGTGGAAATACGGGAAAACTCCATTCAATTCTCGATGGAAACGGAGTTTTGCGAATTCTCCCCGGAACTAGAAGATCATTTTGAGATCTTCGAACATATTCGAGGGTTCAATGTAACTATTGTCACTTCAGCCAACACACAAGATGAGACTTTACTACCGTGGAGCGGCTTTTTGCAAAAAGATGAGGGAGAAACTCAGTAA
- the LOC130826596 gene encoding uncharacterized protein LOC130826596 codes for MMNDLTTVVEEEVVSHNEVANDPGDTNTGGNDPIKIRELKKFMIRKKISFMGVLETRVKAQQFEKITKQLNSKWIWKHNYSCSPKGGIWIGWNPQIIEVEVLEVHEQLIHCELKDVNSFFFQITLCYGLHTIDHRVGLWEKIRSLASYSQLDQWFILGDFNAVMYTDDRTNGTAVSLAEIKDMSQWVTDLNLAELKSTGPSFSWSSRGYADRRIHSRIDRAFGNVTWMLNKGHIVVDYLMPSLSDHSPLLLKYADDPLTVGKPFKFFNYMAHHADFHTIMHEFWHPSGSHNLLGAIWANLTLLKGKMKSLHKNEFHNLNEKIETARSNLEQIKFQLQQDPDSVQLQENEKIAGELLRKWNFIEESALKQKSRIQWLKLGDSNNHFFHAAMKARYNTNRINLLYNAQGDRLEDPVGIQQEILHFYKSLLGSRASSLPSIDLPVMLLGEGLF; via the exons atgatgaatgatttaACTACAGTAGTTGAGGAAGAAGTTGTGTCACATAATGAGGTAGCTAATGATCCAGGGGATACTAATACAG GGGGTAATGACCCTATTAAAATTAGAGAGTTAAAGAAGTTTATGAttagaaagaaaataagtttcatGGGTGTTCTGGAAACTAGAGTTAAGGCtcaacaatttgagaaaatcaCTAAGCAACTTAATAGTAAATGGATATGGAAACATAATTATTCTTGCTCTCCAAAGGGGGGAATCTGGATTGGTTGGAATCCTCAAATCATTGAAGTAGAGGTGTTAGAGGTACATGAGCAACTTATTCATTGTGAGCTTAAAGATGTTAATtccttttttttccaaattactCTTTGTTATGGATTACACACTATTGATCATAGAGTTGGGCTTTGGGAGAAGATCAGATCTTTGGCTAGTTATTCTCAGTTAGACCAATGGTTCATTTTGGGTGATTTTAATGCCGTCATGTATACTGATGATAGAACTAATGGAACAGCTGTTTCACTTGCTGAAATCAAGGATATGTCTCAATGGGTCACTGATTTAAACCTTGCTGAATTGAAATCTACTGGCCCTTCTTTTTCTTGGTCTAGCAGAGGCTATGCTGACAGAAGAATTCATAGTAGAATTGATCGTGCTTTTGGAAATGTGACATGGATGTTAAATAAAGGTCATATAGTAGTTGATTATTTGATGCCTTCTTTGTCTGATCATTCCCCTCTCCTATTGAAATATGCTGATGATCCTCTTACTGTGGGAAAGCCTTTTAAATTCTTCAACTACATGGCTCATCATGCTGATTTTCATACTATTATGCATGAATTTTGGCATCCTAGTGGTTCTCACAATCTGTTAGGAGCAATTTGGGCAAATCTTACACTTTTGAAGGGGAAAATGAAAAGCTTGCATAAAAATGAATTTCACAACTTGAATGAGAAGATTGAGACAGCAAGAAGTAATTTGGAACAAATTAAGTTTCAGTTACAGCAAGATCCTGATAGTGTTCAATTGCAAGAAAATGAGAAGATAGCTGGAGAGTTGTTGAGAAAATGGAATTTTATTGAGGAGTCTGCTCTAAAGCAGAAATCAAGGATTCAATGGTTGAAGCTTGGGGACTCAAATAATCACTTCTTTCATGCTGCAATGAAAGCTAGGTATAATACAAATAGAATTAACCTCTTGTATAATGCTCAGGGTGATAGGCTTGAGGATCCTGTTGGCATTCAACAGGAGATTCTTCACTTCTATAAATCATTATTAGGTAGCAGAGCCTCTTCTCTTCCTTCTATTGATTTACCTGTTATGTTATTAGGAGAGGGTCTATTTTGA